The proteins below are encoded in one region of Centropristis striata isolate RG_2023a ecotype Rhode Island chromosome 12, C.striata_1.0, whole genome shotgun sequence:
- the myot gene encoding myotilin, with product MNLSDLPTFTPSVFPPSAFNYERPRHFIQSQPAFQAPSYESVLKEAQENQNNSQQNLSSSQNSQNVTETQSHAKKMSTQSQSFSQSQSVSKSLSQTQSQLQSLSLSQNQSQSVAQSQNQMQSQIHNQNQMQSQIQNQNQMQNQMQSQIQNQMQNQMQNQMQSQIQSQVQSQANGTCKSSPSSSSLSSPVSTPASSAAPPHSSTASLPSPSAPTTPSSPFPASSSSAPRTTMRSTITLTPSVPSATGLGSATLPANQDTMSAPAAYLCSVLPSQSAFSPFSSSKLSPNSNLPQPTISPSRSPLAPSSPLLPMRASSSPSSFPQQPLPVSPSLPHSPLSPCSSSSFPQPNTPNGQNRVPPAVVSLPANYKGAPSILPKPILKKSVAPRPSSSRSTDEDIQGSKDALIQDLEKKLRSKEARRRTSQKLSYEERMARRLLGPDNANYMFDQDSLSDSHLDQPDSPEGRHTGGLWGRQHSGTDRGNEGSAIQEKCYAPRFLQIPPDLTVEEGRFCRIDFKVGGLPTPDVCWYLDGKAIRPDDYHKMLVCEKGMHSFIIEIVTVHHAGVYECVARNRAGESRFSMRLDVLAQEALRPPTFVQKMLNSRALEGDTVRLECKVDASPPPQLFWKKDKDMLRIDPNRMSLYQDGSGRQCLLIERLTKSDAGWYTLSAINEAGMSTCNARLDVGTRTTQPMKTAPPGSKTLKLLSSLSHVPALTVESPAQHTAPLYESEEL from the exons ATGAACCTGTCAGACCTGCCAACCTTCACTCCCAGCGTCTTCCCTCCCAGTGCCTTTAACTATGAGCGACCGAGGCATTTTATTCAATCACAGCCGGCCTTTCAGGCACCCAGCTATGAAAGTGTTCTGAAAGAGGCCCAGGAGAACCAGAATAACTCCCAACAGAACCTCAGCAGTTCccaaaatagtcaaaatgttACGGAGACACAGAGCCACGCTAAAAAGATGTCTACACAAAGTCAGTCTTTTTCTCAGTCTCAGTCAGTGTCCAAGTCCCTCTCACAGACCCAGTCACAGCTCCAGTCACTAAGCCTCAGTCAGAACCAGAGCCAGTCTGTCGCCCAGAGCCAAAACCAGATGCAGAGCCAGATCCACAACCAGAACCAGATGCAGAGCCAGATCCAAAACCAGAACCAGATGCAGAACCAGATGCAGAGCCAAATCCAAAACCAGATGCAGAACCAGATGCAGAACCAGATGCAGAGCCAGATTCAAAGCCAAGTCCAGAGCCAGGCCAATGGCACTTGCAagtcttctccctcctcctcaagTCTCAGCTCTCCAGTCTCCACCCCGGCCTCCTCTGCTGCACCTCCTCATTCCTCCACTGCCTCCTTGCCCAGTCCCTCTGCCCCCaccaccccctcctcccctttccCGGCCTCCTCATCATCTGCCCCCCGCACCACCATGCGCTCCACCATCACCCTCACCCCCAGCGTGCCCAGTGCCACGGGCCTTGGGAGCGCCACCCTGCCAGCCAATCAGGACACCATGTCAGCACCTGCAGCGTACCTCTGCTCTGTGCTGCCCTCCCAGTCCGCCTTctcccctttctcctcctccaagCTGTCTCCCAACTCCAACCTTCCCCAGCCCACCATCTCCCCCTCCCGCTCCCCACTCGCCCCCTCCAGCCCTCTCCTCCCCATGAGGGCCTCatcttctccttcctccttccctcAGCAGCCTCTCCCAGTGTCACCTTCCCTCCCTcactcccctctctctccctgctcctcctcctccttcccacAGCCCAACACTCCCAATGGTCAGAACAGAGTACCTCCTGCTGTGGTCTCCCTGCCTGCCAACTACAAGGGAGCGCCAAGCAT CCTTCCCAAGCCCATTCTAAAGAAGTCTGTGGCTCCTCGACCTTCTTCCTCTCGCTCCACAGATGAAGACATCCAGGGCTCTAAAGATGCTCTAATCCAGGATCTGGAGAAGAAGCTGCGCTCAAAGGAGGCCAGGAGGAGAACcagccag AAATTGTCCTATGAGGAGCGTATGGCTCGTAGGCTGCTGGGTCCAGACAACGCCAACTACATGTTTGACCAAGACAGTCTCTCAGACTCACACCTCGACCAG CCAGATTCACCAGAAGGAAGACACACAGGTGGATTATG GGGGAGGCAGCACTCAGGGACAGATAGAGGAAACGAGGGCTCGGCCATCCAGGAGAAATGTTATGCTCCTCGCTTCCTGCAGATCCCTCCAGACCTCACCGTGGAGGAGGGACGCTTCTGTAGGATTGACTTCAAG GTGGGAGGCCTCCCCACACCAGACGTGTGCTGGTACCTGGACGGTAAAGCCATCCGTCCAGACGACTACCATAAGATGTTGGTGTGTGAGAAAGGGATGCACTCGTTCATCATAGAGATCGTCACAGTGCACCATGCCGGAGTTTATGAGTGTGTGGCCAGGAACCGAGCAGGGGAGAGCAGATTTAGCATGAGGCTCGATGTATTAG CCCAGGAGGCTCTCCGTCCTCCCACTTTTGTGCAGAAGATGTTGAACTCCAGAGCTCTAGAGGGCGACACTGTTAGGTTAGAGTGTAAAGTGGACGCTTCCCCTCCTCCACAGCTCTTCTGGAAGAAAGATAAAGACATGCTGCGCATCGACCCAAACAGAATGAG TCTGTATCAGGACGGTTCGGGCCGCCAGTGCTTGTTGATAGAGAGGCTGACCAAGTCTGACGCTGGTTGGTACACTCTGTCTGCCATCAATGAAGCTGGCATGTCCACATGCAATGCCAGGCTGGATGTCGGCA CCCGTACGACCCAGCCCATGAAAACAGCGCCCCCTGGCTCCAAGACGTTGAAGCTGCTGTCCTCTCTGAGCCACGTACCCGCTCTGACCGTCGAGAGCCCTGCCCAGCACACCGCCCCTCTGTACGAGAGCGAAGAGCTGTAG